From a region of the Vidua macroura isolate BioBank_ID:100142 chromosome 3, ASM2450914v1, whole genome shotgun sequence genome:
- the LRFN2 gene encoding leucine-rich repeat and fibronectin type-III domain-containing protein 2 isoform X1 has translation MEKLLCGILVFGMAVTVNACPKYCVCQNLSESLGTLCPSKGLLFVPLDIDRRTVELRLGGNFIINISRQDFANMSGLVDLTLSRNTISYIQPYSFTDLESLRSLHLDSNRLPEIEEDTLRGLINLQHLILNNNQLSSISDEAFEDFLLTLEDLDLSYNNLRSIPWESIRKMINLHQLSLDHNLIDYITEGTFADLQKLARLDLTSNRLQKLPPDPIFARSQVIPLVVTPFSPPLSLSFGGNPLHCNCELLWLRRLDRDDDMETCASPPSLKGRYFWYVREEEFVCEPPLITQHTHKLLVLEGQTATLKCKAIGDPSPIIHWVAPDDRLIGNSSRTAVYDNGTLDIHITTSKDYGTFTCIAANAAGESTATIELSIVQLPHLSNGTGKAAPPKSRLSDITSSTKTNRGETKGPPERAVLVSDVTTTSALVKWTVSKSAPRVKMYQLQYNCSDDEVLIYRMIPATNKAFVVTNLVSGTGYDLCVLAMWDDTATTLTATNIVGCAQFFTKEDYPQCQSMHSQFLGGTMILIIGGIIVATLLVFIVILMVRYKVCNNSQGKMSNVSNVYSQTNGAQPVQNGVLPQVNPKVVVRNELMEFNCQSARSSISSSSSSANSRDCDNYSLQSEQGTLSSKWRPPSRSKHNIDRLMGAFASLELKCQKKEEMTDSRTSTVARHTDKEPLLGQTESKFRSFLMLPLEGKTKRSHSFDMGDFATSQCCTYPKKITNIWTKRSLSVNGMLLQYDDNDLTGAKGTFGSSEWVMESTV, from the exons ATGGAAAAATTGCTCTGCGGCATCCTGGTGTTTGGAATGGCTGTCACAGTCAATGCTTGTCCCAAATATTGCGTCTGTCAGAACCTGTCTGAGTCACTGGGGACTTTGTGTCCCTCCAAGGGTCTCCTTTTTGTACCACTGGACATAGATCGAAGGACTGTTGAACTCCGTCTTGGTGGCAACTTTATTATCAATATCAGCCGACAAGATTTTGCCAATATGTCTGGGCTTGTTGACCTTACTTTGTCCAGAAACACCATTAGTTACATACAGCCCTACTCTTTCACCGACTTGGAGAGCCTTCGATCTTTACATCTGGATAGCAACAGGTTGCCTGAGATTGAAGAGGATACTTTAAGAGGTTTAATTAACCTTCAGCATTTGATATTAAACAACAACCAGCTAAGCAGCATTTCTGATGAAGCCTTTGAGGATTTTTTATTGACATTGGAAGACTTAGACCTTTCCTACAATAATCTCCGAAGCATTCCCTGGGAATCTATAAGAAAGATGATAAACTTGCACCAGCTCAGTTTAGATCACAACCTAATAGATTATATAACAGAGGGGACATTTGCAGATCTTCAGAAATTGGCCAGATTGGATCTAACATCCAACAGACTTCAGAAGCTCCCCCCTGACCCTATATTTGCCAGATCACAAGTAATTCCATTGGTTGTTACCCCGTTTTCGCCACCTCTGTCCCTCAGCTTTGGGGGAAATCCATTGCATTGCAACTGTGAGCTGCTGTGGTTAAGGCGGCTTGACAGAGACGACGATATGGAAACTTGTGCTTCTCCTCCAAGTCTAAAGGGAAGGTACTTCTGGTACGTACGGGAAGAGGAATTTGTTTGTGAGCCTCCTCTTATTACACAACATACTCACAAGCTGCTGGTTTTGGAGGGGCAAACTGCCACACTGAAGTGCAAAGCCATTGGGGATCCCAGTCCCATCATTCACTGGGTGGCCCCTGATGACCGTCTCATTGGAAACTCCTCGAGGACAGCTGTCTATGACAATGGCACCTTAGATATACACATCACCACCTCCAAGGACTACGGAACTTTCACATGCATAGCAGCCAATGCTGCAGGAGAGTCCACTGCTACAATTGAACTCTCAATTGTCCAGCTCCCCCATCTCAGCAACGGCACAGGCAAAGCAGCCCCACCGAAATCCAGGCTCTCAGACATCACCAGCTCCACCAAGACCAATCGTGGTGAAACAAAAGGTCCACCAGAAAGGGCTGTCCTGGTGTCAGATGTGACCACTACCTCAGCTTTGGTCAAGTGGACAGTCAGCAAGTCGGCCCCTCGGGTAAAAATGTATCAGCTGCAGTATAACTGCTCAGATGATGAAGTCCTGATCTACAG gaTGATACCAGCTACAAACAAGGCCTTTGTTGTAACCAACCTTGTCTCTGGAACAGGCTATGACCTCTGCGTCCTGGCAATGTGGGATGACACAGCCACAACCCTTACTGCCACCAATATTGTGGGATGTGCCCAGTTCTTCACCAAAGAAGACTACCCTCAGTGCCAGTCAATGCACAGTCAGTTCCTGGGTGGGACCATGATTCTGATCATTGGAGGCATCATTGTGGCAACTCTGTTGGTGTTCATTGTAATTCTCATGGTCCGCTATAAGGTCTGCAACAATTCCCAGGGCAAGATGTCTAATGTCAGCAACGTCTACTCACAGACGAATGGAGCACAACCAGTTCAGAACGGAGTCTTGCCCCAAGTCAATCCCAAAGTGGTGGTGAGAAATGAACTTATGGAGTTTAACTGTCAGTCTGCACGGAGCAGCATCTCCTCGTCCTCCAGCTCTGCGAATAGCCGTGACTGCGACAACTACAGCCTCCAAAGTGAACAGGGCACATTGTCCAGTAAATGGAGGCCTCCTTCCCGGTCAAAACACAATATTGACCGGCTAATGGGAGCTTTTGCCTCCCTGGAACTGAAATGTCAGAAAAAGGAGGAGATGACAGACTCCAGAACTTCCACGGTGGCCCGCCACACGGACAAAGAGCCACTGCTGGGCCAGACAGAATCCAAATTCCGCAGCTTCCTCATGTTGCCTCTGGAGGGCAAAACTAAACGTAGCCATTCTTTTGACATGGGGGACTTTGCCACATCTCAGTGTTGCACCTACCCAAAAAAGATAACAAACATTTGGACAAAGAGGAGCCTCTCGGTCAATGGCATGCTTTTGCAGTATGATGACAATGACCTAACAGGGGCCAAAGGGACTTTTGGGAGCTCAGAGTGGGTAATGGAAAGCACAGTGTAA
- the LRFN2 gene encoding leucine-rich repeat and fibronectin type-III domain-containing protein 2 isoform X2 has protein sequence MEKLLCGILVFGMAVTVNACPKYCVCQNLSESLGTLCPSKGLLFVPLDIDRRTVELRLGGNFIINISRQDFANMSGLVDLTLSRNTISYIQPYSFTDLESLRSLHLDSNRLPEIEEDTLRGLINLQHLILNNNQLSSISDEAFEDFLLTLEDLDLSYNNLRSIPWESIRKMINLHQLSLDHNLIDYITEGTFADLQKLARLDLTSNRLQKLPPDPIFARSQVIPLVVTPFSPPLSLSFGGNPLHCNCELLWLRRLDRDDDMETCASPPSLKGRYFWYVREEEFVCEPPLITQHTHKLLVLEGQTATLKCKAIGDPSPIIHWVAPDDRLIGNSSRTAVYDNGTLDIHITTSKDYGTFTCIAANAAGESTATIELSIVQLPHLSNGTGKAAPPKSRLSDITSSTKTNRGETKGPPERAVLVSDVTTTSALVKWTVSKSAPRVKMYQLQYNCSDDEVLIYRLNHMFRSSSHICLRAGGRVE, from the exons ATGGAAAAATTGCTCTGCGGCATCCTGGTGTTTGGAATGGCTGTCACAGTCAATGCTTGTCCCAAATATTGCGTCTGTCAGAACCTGTCTGAGTCACTGGGGACTTTGTGTCCCTCCAAGGGTCTCCTTTTTGTACCACTGGACATAGATCGAAGGACTGTTGAACTCCGTCTTGGTGGCAACTTTATTATCAATATCAGCCGACAAGATTTTGCCAATATGTCTGGGCTTGTTGACCTTACTTTGTCCAGAAACACCATTAGTTACATACAGCCCTACTCTTTCACCGACTTGGAGAGCCTTCGATCTTTACATCTGGATAGCAACAGGTTGCCTGAGATTGAAGAGGATACTTTAAGAGGTTTAATTAACCTTCAGCATTTGATATTAAACAACAACCAGCTAAGCAGCATTTCTGATGAAGCCTTTGAGGATTTTTTATTGACATTGGAAGACTTAGACCTTTCCTACAATAATCTCCGAAGCATTCCCTGGGAATCTATAAGAAAGATGATAAACTTGCACCAGCTCAGTTTAGATCACAACCTAATAGATTATATAACAGAGGGGACATTTGCAGATCTTCAGAAATTGGCCAGATTGGATCTAACATCCAACAGACTTCAGAAGCTCCCCCCTGACCCTATATTTGCCAGATCACAAGTAATTCCATTGGTTGTTACCCCGTTTTCGCCACCTCTGTCCCTCAGCTTTGGGGGAAATCCATTGCATTGCAACTGTGAGCTGCTGTGGTTAAGGCGGCTTGACAGAGACGACGATATGGAAACTTGTGCTTCTCCTCCAAGTCTAAAGGGAAGGTACTTCTGGTACGTACGGGAAGAGGAATTTGTTTGTGAGCCTCCTCTTATTACACAACATACTCACAAGCTGCTGGTTTTGGAGGGGCAAACTGCCACACTGAAGTGCAAAGCCATTGGGGATCCCAGTCCCATCATTCACTGGGTGGCCCCTGATGACCGTCTCATTGGAAACTCCTCGAGGACAGCTGTCTATGACAATGGCACCTTAGATATACACATCACCACCTCCAAGGACTACGGAACTTTCACATGCATAGCAGCCAATGCTGCAGGAGAGTCCACTGCTACAATTGAACTCTCAATTGTCCAGCTCCCCCATCTCAGCAACGGCACAGGCAAAGCAGCCCCACCGAAATCCAGGCTCTCAGACATCACCAGCTCCACCAAGACCAATCGTGGTGAAACAAAAGGTCCACCAGAAAGGGCTGTCCTGGTGTCAGATGTGACCACTACCTCAGCTTTGGTCAAGTGGACAGTCAGCAAGTCGGCCCCTCGGGTAAAAATGTATCAGCTGCAGTATAACTGCTCAGATGATGAAGTCCTGATCTACAG GCTCAACCATATGTTCAGGAGCAGCAGTCACATTTGTCTTCGTGCTGGAGGGAGGGTGGAGTGA
- the LRFN2 gene encoding leucine-rich repeat and fibronectin type-III domain-containing protein 2 isoform X4, with translation MEKLLCGILVFGMAVTVNACPKYCVCQNLSESLGTLCPSKGLLFVPLDIDRRTVELRLGGNFIINISRQDFANMSGLVDLTLSRNTISYIQPYSFTDLESLRSLHLDSNRLPEIEEDTLRGLINLQHLILNNNQLSSISDEAFEDFLLTLEDLDLSYNNLRSIPWESIRKMINLHQLSLDHNLIDYITEGTFADLQKLARLDLTSNRLQKLPPDPIFARSQVIPLVVTPFSPPLSLSFGGNPLHCNCELLWLRRLDRDDDMETCASPPSLKGRYFWYVREEEFVCEPPLITQHTHKLLVLEGQTATLKCKAIGDPSPIIHWVAPDDRLIGNSSRTAVYDNGTLDIHITTSKDYGTFTCIAANAAGESTATIELSIVQLPHLSNGTGKAAPPKSRLSDITSSTKTNRGETKGPPERAVLVSDVTTTSALVKWTVSKSAPRVKMYQLQYNCSDDEVLIYRENVQKE, from the exons ATGGAAAAATTGCTCTGCGGCATCCTGGTGTTTGGAATGGCTGTCACAGTCAATGCTTGTCCCAAATATTGCGTCTGTCAGAACCTGTCTGAGTCACTGGGGACTTTGTGTCCCTCCAAGGGTCTCCTTTTTGTACCACTGGACATAGATCGAAGGACTGTTGAACTCCGTCTTGGTGGCAACTTTATTATCAATATCAGCCGACAAGATTTTGCCAATATGTCTGGGCTTGTTGACCTTACTTTGTCCAGAAACACCATTAGTTACATACAGCCCTACTCTTTCACCGACTTGGAGAGCCTTCGATCTTTACATCTGGATAGCAACAGGTTGCCTGAGATTGAAGAGGATACTTTAAGAGGTTTAATTAACCTTCAGCATTTGATATTAAACAACAACCAGCTAAGCAGCATTTCTGATGAAGCCTTTGAGGATTTTTTATTGACATTGGAAGACTTAGACCTTTCCTACAATAATCTCCGAAGCATTCCCTGGGAATCTATAAGAAAGATGATAAACTTGCACCAGCTCAGTTTAGATCACAACCTAATAGATTATATAACAGAGGGGACATTTGCAGATCTTCAGAAATTGGCCAGATTGGATCTAACATCCAACAGACTTCAGAAGCTCCCCCCTGACCCTATATTTGCCAGATCACAAGTAATTCCATTGGTTGTTACCCCGTTTTCGCCACCTCTGTCCCTCAGCTTTGGGGGAAATCCATTGCATTGCAACTGTGAGCTGCTGTGGTTAAGGCGGCTTGACAGAGACGACGATATGGAAACTTGTGCTTCTCCTCCAAGTCTAAAGGGAAGGTACTTCTGGTACGTACGGGAAGAGGAATTTGTTTGTGAGCCTCCTCTTATTACACAACATACTCACAAGCTGCTGGTTTTGGAGGGGCAAACTGCCACACTGAAGTGCAAAGCCATTGGGGATCCCAGTCCCATCATTCACTGGGTGGCCCCTGATGACCGTCTCATTGGAAACTCCTCGAGGACAGCTGTCTATGACAATGGCACCTTAGATATACACATCACCACCTCCAAGGACTACGGAACTTTCACATGCATAGCAGCCAATGCTGCAGGAGAGTCCACTGCTACAATTGAACTCTCAATTGTCCAGCTCCCCCATCTCAGCAACGGCACAGGCAAAGCAGCCCCACCGAAATCCAGGCTCTCAGACATCACCAGCTCCACCAAGACCAATCGTGGTGAAACAAAAGGTCCACCAGAAAGGGCTGTCCTGGTGTCAGATGTGACCACTACCTCAGCTTTGGTCAAGTGGACAGTCAGCAAGTCGGCCCCTCGGGTAAAAATGTATCAGCTGCAGTATAACTGCTCAGATGATGAAGTCCTGATCTACAG GGAAAACGTGCAGAAAGAGTAA
- the LRFN2 gene encoding leucine-rich repeat and fibronectin type-III domain-containing protein 2 isoform X3 codes for MEKLLCGILVFGMAVTVNACPKYCVCQNLSESLGTLCPSKGLLFVPLDIDRRTVELRLGGNFIINISRQDFANMSGLVDLTLSRNTISYIQPYSFTDLESLRSLHLDSNRLPEIEEDTLRGLINLQHLILNNNQLSSISDEAFEDFLLTLEDLDLSYNNLRSIPWESIRKMINLHQLSLDHNLIDYITEGTFADLQKLARLDLTSNRLQKLPPDPIFARSQVIPLVVTPFSPPLSLSFGGNPLHCNCELLWLRRLDRDDDMETCASPPSLKGRYFWYVREEEFVCEPPLITQHTHKLLVLEGQTATLKCKAIGDPSPIIHWVAPDDRLIGNSSRTAVYDNGTLDIHITTSKDYGTFTCIAANAAGESTATIELSIVQLPHLSNGTGKAAPPKSRLSDITSSTKTNRGETKGPPERAVLVSDVTTTSALVKWTVSKSAPRVKMYQLQYNCSDDEVLIYSRSQNLMEKIEPNISTLTAL; via the exons ATGGAAAAATTGCTCTGCGGCATCCTGGTGTTTGGAATGGCTGTCACAGTCAATGCTTGTCCCAAATATTGCGTCTGTCAGAACCTGTCTGAGTCACTGGGGACTTTGTGTCCCTCCAAGGGTCTCCTTTTTGTACCACTGGACATAGATCGAAGGACTGTTGAACTCCGTCTTGGTGGCAACTTTATTATCAATATCAGCCGACAAGATTTTGCCAATATGTCTGGGCTTGTTGACCTTACTTTGTCCAGAAACACCATTAGTTACATACAGCCCTACTCTTTCACCGACTTGGAGAGCCTTCGATCTTTACATCTGGATAGCAACAGGTTGCCTGAGATTGAAGAGGATACTTTAAGAGGTTTAATTAACCTTCAGCATTTGATATTAAACAACAACCAGCTAAGCAGCATTTCTGATGAAGCCTTTGAGGATTTTTTATTGACATTGGAAGACTTAGACCTTTCCTACAATAATCTCCGAAGCATTCCCTGGGAATCTATAAGAAAGATGATAAACTTGCACCAGCTCAGTTTAGATCACAACCTAATAGATTATATAACAGAGGGGACATTTGCAGATCTTCAGAAATTGGCCAGATTGGATCTAACATCCAACAGACTTCAGAAGCTCCCCCCTGACCCTATATTTGCCAGATCACAAGTAATTCCATTGGTTGTTACCCCGTTTTCGCCACCTCTGTCCCTCAGCTTTGGGGGAAATCCATTGCATTGCAACTGTGAGCTGCTGTGGTTAAGGCGGCTTGACAGAGACGACGATATGGAAACTTGTGCTTCTCCTCCAAGTCTAAAGGGAAGGTACTTCTGGTACGTACGGGAAGAGGAATTTGTTTGTGAGCCTCCTCTTATTACACAACATACTCACAAGCTGCTGGTTTTGGAGGGGCAAACTGCCACACTGAAGTGCAAAGCCATTGGGGATCCCAGTCCCATCATTCACTGGGTGGCCCCTGATGACCGTCTCATTGGAAACTCCTCGAGGACAGCTGTCTATGACAATGGCACCTTAGATATACACATCACCACCTCCAAGGACTACGGAACTTTCACATGCATAGCAGCCAATGCTGCAGGAGAGTCCACTGCTACAATTGAACTCTCAATTGTCCAGCTCCCCCATCTCAGCAACGGCACAGGCAAAGCAGCCCCACCGAAATCCAGGCTCTCAGACATCACCAGCTCCACCAAGACCAATCGTGGTGAAACAAAAGGTCCACCAGAAAGGGCTGTCCTGGTGTCAGATGTGACCACTACCTCAGCTTTGGTCAAGTGGACAGTCAGCAAGTCGGCCCCTCGGGTAAAAATGTATCAGCTGCAGTATAACTGCTCAGATGATGAAGTCCTGATCTACAG CAGAAGTCAGAATCTCATGGAAAAAATAGAACCAAACATATCAACTCTTACAGCTTTATAA
- the LRFN2 gene encoding leucine-rich repeat and fibronectin type-III domain-containing protein 2 isoform X5 — protein sequence MEKLLCGILVFGMAVTVNACPKYCVCQNLSESLGTLCPSKGLLFVPLDIDRRTVELRLGGNFIINISRQDFANMSGLVDLTLSRNTISYIQPYSFTDLESLRSLHLDSNRLPEIEEDTLRGLINLQHLILNNNQLSSISDEAFEDFLLTLEDLDLSYNNLRSIPWESIRKMINLHQLSLDHNLIDYITEGTFADLQKLARLDLTSNRLQKLPPDPIFARSQVIPLVVTPFSPPLSLSFGGNPLHCNCELLWLRRLDRDDDMETCASPPSLKGRYFWYVREEEFVCEPPLITQHTHKLLVLEGQTATLKCKAIGDPSPIIHWVAPDDRLIGNSSRTAVYDNGTLDIHITTSKDYGTFTCIAANAAGESTATIELSIVQLPHLSNGTGKAAPPKSRLSDITSSTKTNRGETKGPPERAVLVSDVTTTSALVKWTVSKSAPRVKMYQLQYNCSDDEVLIYSKVSLN from the exons ATGGAAAAATTGCTCTGCGGCATCCTGGTGTTTGGAATGGCTGTCACAGTCAATGCTTGTCCCAAATATTGCGTCTGTCAGAACCTGTCTGAGTCACTGGGGACTTTGTGTCCCTCCAAGGGTCTCCTTTTTGTACCACTGGACATAGATCGAAGGACTGTTGAACTCCGTCTTGGTGGCAACTTTATTATCAATATCAGCCGACAAGATTTTGCCAATATGTCTGGGCTTGTTGACCTTACTTTGTCCAGAAACACCATTAGTTACATACAGCCCTACTCTTTCACCGACTTGGAGAGCCTTCGATCTTTACATCTGGATAGCAACAGGTTGCCTGAGATTGAAGAGGATACTTTAAGAGGTTTAATTAACCTTCAGCATTTGATATTAAACAACAACCAGCTAAGCAGCATTTCTGATGAAGCCTTTGAGGATTTTTTATTGACATTGGAAGACTTAGACCTTTCCTACAATAATCTCCGAAGCATTCCCTGGGAATCTATAAGAAAGATGATAAACTTGCACCAGCTCAGTTTAGATCACAACCTAATAGATTATATAACAGAGGGGACATTTGCAGATCTTCAGAAATTGGCCAGATTGGATCTAACATCCAACAGACTTCAGAAGCTCCCCCCTGACCCTATATTTGCCAGATCACAAGTAATTCCATTGGTTGTTACCCCGTTTTCGCCACCTCTGTCCCTCAGCTTTGGGGGAAATCCATTGCATTGCAACTGTGAGCTGCTGTGGTTAAGGCGGCTTGACAGAGACGACGATATGGAAACTTGTGCTTCTCCTCCAAGTCTAAAGGGAAGGTACTTCTGGTACGTACGGGAAGAGGAATTTGTTTGTGAGCCTCCTCTTATTACACAACATACTCACAAGCTGCTGGTTTTGGAGGGGCAAACTGCCACACTGAAGTGCAAAGCCATTGGGGATCCCAGTCCCATCATTCACTGGGTGGCCCCTGATGACCGTCTCATTGGAAACTCCTCGAGGACAGCTGTCTATGACAATGGCACCTTAGATATACACATCACCACCTCCAAGGACTACGGAACTTTCACATGCATAGCAGCCAATGCTGCAGGAGAGTCCACTGCTACAATTGAACTCTCAATTGTCCAGCTCCCCCATCTCAGCAACGGCACAGGCAAAGCAGCCCCACCGAAATCCAGGCTCTCAGACATCACCAGCTCCACCAAGACCAATCGTGGTGAAACAAAAGGTCCACCAGAAAGGGCTGTCCTGGTGTCAGATGTGACCACTACCTCAGCTTTGGTCAAGTGGACAGTCAGCAAGTCGGCCCCTCGGGTAAAAATGTATCAGCTGCAGTATAACTGCTCAGATGATGAAGTCCTGATCTACAG CAAAGTTTCATTGAACTGA
- the LRFN2 gene encoding leucine-rich repeat and fibronectin type-III domain-containing protein 2 isoform X6, which yields MEKLLCGILVFGMAVTVNACPKYCVCQNLSESLGTLCPSKGLLFVPLDIDRRTVELRLGGNFIINISRQDFANMSGLVDLTLSRNTISYIQPYSFTDLESLRSLHLDSNRLPEIEEDTLRGLINLQHLILNNNQLSSISDEAFEDFLLTLEDLDLSYNNLRSIPWESIRKMINLHQLSLDHNLIDYITEGTFADLQKLARLDLTSNRLQKLPPDPIFARSQVIPLVVTPFSPPLSLSFGGNPLHCNCELLWLRRLDRDDDMETCASPPSLKGRYFWYVREEEFVCEPPLITQHTHKLLVLEGQTATLKCKAIGDPSPIIHWVAPDDRLIGNSSRTAVYDNGTLDIHITTSKDYGTFTCIAANAAGESTATIELSIVQLPHLSNGTGKAAPPKSRLSDITSSTKTNRGETKGPPERAVLVSDVTTTSALVKWTVSKSAPRVKMYQLQYNCSDDEVLIYRWD from the exons ATGGAAAAATTGCTCTGCGGCATCCTGGTGTTTGGAATGGCTGTCACAGTCAATGCTTGTCCCAAATATTGCGTCTGTCAGAACCTGTCTGAGTCACTGGGGACTTTGTGTCCCTCCAAGGGTCTCCTTTTTGTACCACTGGACATAGATCGAAGGACTGTTGAACTCCGTCTTGGTGGCAACTTTATTATCAATATCAGCCGACAAGATTTTGCCAATATGTCTGGGCTTGTTGACCTTACTTTGTCCAGAAACACCATTAGTTACATACAGCCCTACTCTTTCACCGACTTGGAGAGCCTTCGATCTTTACATCTGGATAGCAACAGGTTGCCTGAGATTGAAGAGGATACTTTAAGAGGTTTAATTAACCTTCAGCATTTGATATTAAACAACAACCAGCTAAGCAGCATTTCTGATGAAGCCTTTGAGGATTTTTTATTGACATTGGAAGACTTAGACCTTTCCTACAATAATCTCCGAAGCATTCCCTGGGAATCTATAAGAAAGATGATAAACTTGCACCAGCTCAGTTTAGATCACAACCTAATAGATTATATAACAGAGGGGACATTTGCAGATCTTCAGAAATTGGCCAGATTGGATCTAACATCCAACAGACTTCAGAAGCTCCCCCCTGACCCTATATTTGCCAGATCACAAGTAATTCCATTGGTTGTTACCCCGTTTTCGCCACCTCTGTCCCTCAGCTTTGGGGGAAATCCATTGCATTGCAACTGTGAGCTGCTGTGGTTAAGGCGGCTTGACAGAGACGACGATATGGAAACTTGTGCTTCTCCTCCAAGTCTAAAGGGAAGGTACTTCTGGTACGTACGGGAAGAGGAATTTGTTTGTGAGCCTCCTCTTATTACACAACATACTCACAAGCTGCTGGTTTTGGAGGGGCAAACTGCCACACTGAAGTGCAAAGCCATTGGGGATCCCAGTCCCATCATTCACTGGGTGGCCCCTGATGACCGTCTCATTGGAAACTCCTCGAGGACAGCTGTCTATGACAATGGCACCTTAGATATACACATCACCACCTCCAAGGACTACGGAACTTTCACATGCATAGCAGCCAATGCTGCAGGAGAGTCCACTGCTACAATTGAACTCTCAATTGTCCAGCTCCCCCATCTCAGCAACGGCACAGGCAAAGCAGCCCCACCGAAATCCAGGCTCTCAGACATCACCAGCTCCACCAAGACCAATCGTGGTGAAACAAAAGGTCCACCAGAAAGGGCTGTCCTGGTGTCAGATGTGACCACTACCTCAGCTTTGGTCAAGTGGACAGTCAGCAAGTCGGCCCCTCGGGTAAAAATGTATCAGCTGCAGTATAACTGCTCAGATGATGAAGTCCTGATCTACAG GTGGGATTGA